One genomic segment of Mycolicibacterium chubuense NBB4 includes these proteins:
- a CDS encoding type III pantothenate kinase, protein MLLAIDVRNTHTVVGLISGSGDHAKVVQHWRIRTESEVTADELALTIDGLIGDDAERLTGAAGLSTVPSVLHEVRVMLEQYWPKVPHVLIEPGVRTGIPLLVDNPKEVGADRIVNCLAAYHKYGTAAIVVDFGSSICVDVVSAKGEFLGGAIAPGVQVSSDAAAARSAALRRVELTRPRSVVGKNTVECMQAGAVFGFAGLVDGLVTRVREDVDGFRGDDVAVVATGHGAPLVLADLHTVEHYDRHLTLDGLRLVFERNRDIQRGKLKQAR, encoded by the coding sequence GTGCTCCTCGCGATAGACGTCCGCAACACCCACACCGTCGTCGGCCTGATCTCAGGCTCGGGAGACCACGCGAAAGTGGTCCAGCACTGGCGGATTCGCACCGAGTCGGAGGTGACGGCCGACGAACTGGCGTTGACCATCGACGGGCTGATCGGTGACGACGCCGAGCGCCTCACCGGGGCTGCCGGGTTGTCGACCGTGCCGTCTGTGCTGCACGAGGTGCGGGTGATGCTCGAGCAGTACTGGCCGAAGGTGCCGCACGTCCTGATCGAACCGGGCGTGCGCACCGGCATCCCGCTGCTGGTCGACAACCCCAAGGAAGTCGGTGCCGACCGGATCGTGAATTGTCTTGCGGCATATCACAAGTACGGCACGGCGGCGATCGTGGTGGACTTCGGCTCGTCGATCTGTGTGGATGTGGTGTCGGCCAAAGGAGAGTTCCTGGGCGGCGCGATCGCGCCCGGCGTGCAGGTGTCCTCCGACGCGGCGGCGGCGCGGTCGGCGGCGTTGCGGCGCGTCGAGCTCACGCGGCCGCGGTCGGTCGTCGGCAAGAACACCGTCGAGTGCATGCAGGCGGGTGCGGTGTTCGGATTCGCCGGCCTGGTCGACGGTCTGGTCACCCGCGTGCGTGAGGACGTCGACGGCTTCCGCGGCGACGACGTGGCCGTGGTGGCCACCGGGCACGGCGCCCCGCTGGTGCTGGCAGACCTGCACACCGTCGAGCACTACGACCGTCACCTCACGCTCGACGGGCTGCGGCTGGTCTTCGAGCGCAACCGGGACATCCAGCGCGGGAAGCTGAAACAGGCCCGCTGA
- the lsr2 gene encoding histone-like nucleoid-structuring protein Lsr2 — protein sequence MAKKVTVTLVDDFDGEGAADETVEFGLDGVSYEIDLSAKNATKLRNDLKQWVEAGRRVGGRRRGRAVATGRGRAAIDREQSAAIREWARRNGHNVSTRGRIPADVIDAFHAAT from the coding sequence ATGGCCAAGAAAGTTACCGTCACACTGGTTGACGATTTCGACGGTGAAGGCGCCGCCGATGAGACGGTCGAATTCGGCCTCGACGGCGTGAGCTATGAGATCGATCTGTCTGCGAAGAACGCCACAAAGCTCCGAAATGATCTCAAGCAATGGGTCGAGGCGGGGCGTCGTGTCGGCGGCAGGCGGCGCGGCCGCGCCGTCGCCACGGGTCGGGGACGCGCCGCGATCGACCGGGAGCAGAGCGCGGCAATCCGGGAGTGGGCGCGCCGCAACGGCCACAACGTCTCGACTCGCGGGAGAATCCCCGCTGACGTCATCGACGCTTTCCACGCGGCAACGTAA
- a CDS encoding DUF3180 domain-containing protein — MGPTRKRDLLAAVVVTAVAGYLLVRMVYRWFPPITMWTGISLLGVAVAVAGWGFFVRARIRDGEIGVGRGRLHPLAVARSVLIAKASAWMGSVVLGWWLAVVAYLLPRRSVLRVAAADTPGAVVAALCAFALVVAALWLQHCCKSPEDQPPNADAAPG; from the coding sequence ATGGGTCCGACCCGCAAGCGCGACCTGCTGGCCGCCGTCGTGGTGACGGCGGTCGCCGGTTACCTGCTGGTGCGCATGGTGTATCGGTGGTTCCCGCCGATCACCATGTGGACCGGCATCTCGCTGCTGGGGGTGGCCGTCGCCGTCGCCGGCTGGGGTTTCTTCGTGCGGGCCAGGATTCGCGACGGTGAGATCGGCGTCGGACGAGGCAGGCTGCATCCGCTGGCCGTGGCCCGCTCGGTGCTGATCGCCAAGGCGTCGGCGTGGATGGGCAGCGTCGTGCTCGGCTGGTGGCTGGCCGTCGTGGCGTACTTGCTGCCGCGGCGCAGCGTGCTGCGGGTGGCCGCCGCCGACACCCCGGGGGCCGTGGTCGCCGCGCTGTGCGCATTCGCGCTCGTCGTTGCGGCGCTGTGGCTGCAGCATTGCTGCAAGTCGCCGGAAGACCAGCCGCCCAACGCCGATGCCGCGCCCGGCTGA
- the panC gene encoding pantoate--beta-alanine ligase → MITRQAPKFVAGQLNVYSRPRDVGEVTRALRATGRRIMLVPTMGALHEGHLTLIRAARRVQGAVVVVSIFVNPLQFGAGEDLDAYPRTLDDDLAALRAEGVEIAFTPTESDMYPDGKRTTVVPGPLGGELEGTSRAGHFAGVLTVVLKLFNAVGPDRAFFGEKDYQQLTLIRQMVDDLDLAVHVIGVPIVREADGLAMSSRNRYLDPVEREQAGALSAALLAGMYAASTGVPAALDAARAVLDEVPALDVDYLEVRDPMLGPAPAEGAGRMLVAARLGHTRLLDNIAIDIGADIEGHPRVASGESHELPWRN, encoded by the coding sequence ATGATCACTCGCCAAGCGCCCAAGTTCGTTGCGGGCCAACTGAACGTCTACTCGCGCCCGCGCGACGTCGGCGAGGTCACCCGCGCGCTGCGCGCCACCGGCCGCCGGATCATGCTGGTGCCCACGATGGGCGCGCTGCACGAGGGCCACCTGACGTTGATCCGCGCCGCCAGGCGAGTGCAGGGCGCTGTCGTGGTGGTGTCGATCTTCGTCAACCCGCTGCAATTCGGCGCGGGGGAGGACCTCGACGCCTACCCGCGCACGCTCGACGACGACCTGGCCGCGCTGCGGGCCGAGGGCGTGGAGATCGCCTTCACGCCGACCGAGTCCGACATGTACCCCGACGGCAAACGCACCACCGTGGTGCCCGGCCCGTTGGGTGGCGAGCTTGAAGGAACCTCGCGCGCAGGCCATTTCGCCGGGGTGCTGACGGTCGTGCTGAAATTGTTCAACGCCGTCGGGCCCGACCGCGCGTTCTTCGGCGAGAAGGACTATCAGCAGCTGACCCTGATCCGGCAGATGGTCGACGACCTCGACCTGGCAGTCCACGTGATCGGCGTGCCGATCGTTCGAGAGGCCGACGGGTTGGCCATGTCGTCACGCAACCGCTACCTCGATCCGGTCGAGCGTGAACAGGCCGGGGCGCTGTCGGCGGCTCTGCTGGCCGGCATGTACGCCGCGTCGACGGGAGTGCCCGCCGCCCTGGACGCCGCCCGCGCCGTTCTCGACGAGGTGCCCGCGCTCGACGTCGACTACCTCGAGGTCCGCGACCCGATGCTCGGCCCGGCGCCCGCCGAGGGGGCGGGGCGGATGCTGGTCGCCGCCAGGCTCGGTCACACCCGTCTGCTCGACAACATCGCGATCGACATCGGGGCCGACATCGAGGGGCATCCCCGCGTCGCTTCCGGTGAGAGCCACGAATTGCCTTGGAGGAACTGA
- the lysS gene encoding lysine--tRNA ligase: MTSDSGDRDLASDIPEQFRIRQAKRERLLAEGHEAYPADVGRTHTLAELRRAYPELPADTATGEQVGVAGRVIFARNSGKLCFATLQEGDGTQLQAMISLDRVGQASLDAWKADVDLGDIVFVHGEVISSRRGELSVLADSWQIASKALRPLPVAHKEMSEESRVRQRYVDLIVRPQARSIARQRIAVVRAVRSALERRGFLEVETPMLQTLAGGAAARPFVTHSNALDADLYLRIAPELFLKRCVVGGFDRVFELNRVFRNEGADSTHSPEFAMLETYQAYGTYDESATMTREVIQEVADEAIGTRAVPLPDGTVYDLDGNWDTIQMYPSLSEALGEEITPATSTERLWQIADRLGVEIPRDRGYGHGKLVEELWEFAVGDKLWAPTFVRDFPVETTPLTREHRSIDGVTEKWDLYIRHIELATGYSELIDPVIQRERFEAQARAAAAGDDEAMALDEDFLAALEYGMPPTTGTGMGIDRLLMALTGLSIRETVLFPIVRRHGN, from the coding sequence GTGACTTCTGATTCTGGCGATCGTGACCTGGCTTCTGACATCCCCGAGCAGTTCCGGATCCGTCAGGCCAAGCGTGAGCGTCTGCTCGCCGAGGGGCACGAGGCCTATCCCGCCGACGTGGGCCGCACGCACACCCTCGCCGAACTCCGCCGGGCGTACCCGGAGCTTCCGGCCGACACCGCCACCGGTGAGCAGGTGGGCGTCGCCGGCCGGGTGATCTTCGCGCGTAACTCCGGCAAGCTCTGCTTCGCGACACTGCAGGAAGGCGACGGCACCCAGCTACAGGCGATGATCAGCCTCGACCGGGTGGGGCAGGCCTCCCTGGACGCATGGAAGGCCGACGTCGACCTCGGTGACATCGTGTTCGTCCACGGCGAAGTGATCAGCTCCCGCCGGGGGGAACTGTCTGTGCTCGCCGATTCCTGGCAAATCGCCTCGAAGGCGCTGCGGCCGCTGCCGGTGGCGCACAAGGAGATGAGCGAGGAGTCGCGGGTCCGGCAGCGTTACGTCGACCTGATCGTGCGTCCCCAGGCCCGCTCGATCGCGCGGCAGCGCATCGCGGTGGTGCGGGCCGTGCGCTCGGCGCTGGAACGGCGGGGCTTCCTCGAGGTGGAGACACCGATGCTGCAGACATTGGCCGGCGGTGCGGCGGCGCGCCCGTTCGTGACGCACTCCAATGCGCTCGACGCCGACCTTTACCTGCGCATTGCGCCGGAGCTTTTTCTCAAGCGGTGTGTGGTCGGCGGATTCGACAGGGTCTTCGAGTTGAATCGGGTGTTCAGAAACGAGGGCGCCGATTCCACGCATTCACCGGAATTCGCGATGCTGGAGACTTATCAGGCTTACGGAACGTACGACGAATCGGCCACCATGACCCGCGAAGTTATTCAGGAGGTGGCCGACGAGGCGATCGGTACCCGCGCGGTGCCATTGCCTGATGGCACAGTCTACGACCTCGACGGAAATTGGGACACCATTCAAATGTATCCGTCGCTGTCGGAAGCGCTCGGTGAAGAGATCACTCCGGCCACGAGCACGGAACGACTTTGGCAGATCGCCGATCGCTTGGGTGTCGAGATTCCCCGGGACCGCGGATATGGACACGGGAAATTGGTCGAAGAACTCTGGGAATTCGCGGTCGGCGACAAGCTCTGGGCGCCCACCTTCGTCCGCGACTTCCCGGTCGAGACCACGCCTCTGACACGCGAACACCGCAGCATCGACGGCGTCACAGAGAAATGGGATCTCTACATCCGTCACATCGAGCTCGCGACCGGATACTCCGAACTGATCGATCCCGTCATCCAACGGGAAAGGTTCGAAGCCCAAGCGCGCGCGGCGGCCGCCGGCGACGACGAAGCAATGGCACTCGACGAGGATTTTCTGGCCGCACTCGAGTATGGGATGCCGCCGACCACCGGCACCGGAATGGGCATCGACCGCTTGTTGATGGCGTTGACAGGCCTCTCGATTAGGGAGACGGTTTTGTTTCCGATTGTTCGCCGTCACGGCAACTGA
- the clpC1 gene encoding ATP-dependent protease ATP-binding subunit ClpC, translated as MFERFTDRARRVVVLAQEEARMLNHNYIGTEHILLGLIHEGEGVAAKSLESLGISLEGVRSQVEEIIGQGQQAPSGHIPFTPRAKKVLELSLREALQLGHNYIGTEHILLGLIREGEGVAAQVLVKLGAELTRVRQQVIQLLSGYQGKETAEAGSGGRGGEAGNPSTSLVLDQFGRNLTAAAMEGKLDPVIGREKEIERVMQVLSRRTKNNPVLIGEPGVGKTAVVEGLAQAIVHGDVPETLKDKQLYTLDLGSLVAGSRYRGDFEERLKKVLKEINTRGDIILFIDELHTLVGAGAAEGAIDAASILKPKLARGELQTIGATTLDEYRKYIEKDAALERRFQPVQVGEPTVAHTIEILKGLRDRYEAHHRVSITDGAIAAAATLADRYINDRFLPDKAIDLIDEAGARMRIRRMTAPPDLREFDEKIADARREKESAIDAQDFEKAASLRDKEKQLVAQRAEREKQWRSGDLDVVAEVDDEQIAEVLGNWTGIPVFKLTEEETTRLLRMEDELHKRIIGQEDAVKAVSKAIRRTRAGLKDPKRPSGSFIFAGPSGVGKTELSKALANFLFGDDDALIQIDMGEFHDRFTASRLFGAPPGYVGYEEGGQLTEKVRRKPFSVVLFDEIEKAHQEIYNSLLQVLEDGRLTDGQGRTVDFKNTVLIFTSNLGTSDISKAVGLGFTQGGGENNYERMKQKVNDELKKHFRPEFLNRIDDIIVFHQLTQDEIIKMVDLMIGRVGNQLRAKDMTMELTDRAKALLAKRGFDPVLGARPLRRTIQREIEDQLSEKILFEEVGPGQLVTVDVENWDGEGAGEDAVFTFTGRRKPAVSAEPDLAQAGAAGTPSAAE; from the coding sequence ATGTTCGAAAGATTCACCGACCGTGCGCGTCGGGTTGTCGTGCTGGCCCAAGAAGAGGCCAGGATGCTCAACCACAACTACATCGGCACCGAGCACATCCTGCTGGGACTCATTCACGAGGGTGAGGGCGTGGCCGCCAAATCACTCGAGTCGCTGGGCATCTCCCTAGAGGGTGTGCGCAGCCAGGTCGAGGAGATCATCGGTCAGGGCCAGCAGGCGCCGTCCGGTCACATCCCCTTCACCCCGCGCGCCAAGAAGGTGCTGGAACTGAGCCTGCGCGAGGCGCTGCAGCTCGGCCACAACTACATCGGCACCGAGCACATCCTCCTCGGGTTGATCCGCGAGGGCGAGGGCGTGGCCGCCCAGGTGCTCGTCAAGCTCGGCGCCGAGCTGACCCGGGTGCGGCAGCAGGTCATCCAGCTGTTGAGCGGATACCAGGGCAAGGAGACCGCCGAAGCCGGCAGCGGCGGGCGCGGCGGCGAGGCGGGCAACCCGTCCACGTCGCTGGTGCTCGATCAGTTCGGCCGCAACCTGACCGCCGCCGCGATGGAGGGCAAGCTCGACCCCGTCATCGGCCGCGAGAAGGAAATCGAGCGGGTCATGCAGGTGCTGAGCCGCCGCACCAAGAACAACCCGGTGCTGATCGGTGAGCCCGGTGTCGGCAAGACCGCCGTCGTCGAGGGGCTCGCGCAGGCGATCGTGCACGGTGACGTGCCGGAGACGCTCAAGGACAAGCAGCTCTACACCCTCGATCTGGGTTCGCTGGTCGCCGGCAGCCGCTACCGCGGTGACTTCGAGGAGCGCCTGAAGAAGGTGCTCAAGGAGATCAACACCCGCGGCGACATCATCCTGTTCATCGACGAGCTGCACACGCTCGTCGGCGCAGGTGCCGCCGAGGGCGCGATCGACGCCGCCAGCATCCTGAAGCCGAAGCTGGCCCGCGGCGAGCTGCAGACCATCGGCGCGACCACGCTCGACGAATACCGCAAGTACATCGAGAAGGACGCCGCGCTGGAGCGCCGGTTCCAGCCGGTGCAGGTCGGCGAGCCGACGGTCGCGCACACCATCGAGATCCTCAAGGGCCTGCGGGACCGCTACGAGGCGCACCACCGCGTGTCGATCACCGACGGCGCCATCGCCGCGGCCGCGACGCTGGCCGACCGCTACATCAACGACCGGTTCCTGCCGGACAAGGCGATCGACCTGATCGACGAGGCCGGTGCGCGGATGCGCATCCGCCGGATGACCGCGCCGCCGGACCTGCGCGAGTTCGACGAGAAGATCGCCGACGCCCGCCGGGAGAAGGAGTCCGCGATCGACGCGCAGGACTTCGAGAAGGCCGCGAGCCTGCGCGACAAGGAGAAGCAGCTCGTCGCGCAGCGTGCCGAGCGTGAGAAGCAATGGCGCTCAGGTGATCTCGATGTCGTGGCCGAGGTCGACGACGAGCAGATCGCCGAGGTGCTCGGCAACTGGACCGGCATCCCGGTGTTCAAGCTGACCGAGGAGGAGACCACCCGTCTGCTCCGCATGGAGGACGAGCTGCACAAGCGGATCATCGGCCAGGAGGACGCCGTCAAGGCCGTCTCCAAGGCGATCCGCCGCACCCGCGCCGGGCTGAAGGACCCCAAGCGTCCGTCGGGCTCGTTCATCTTCGCCGGCCCGTCCGGCGTCGGTAAGACCGAGCTGTCCAAGGCGCTGGCGAACTTCCTGTTCGGCGACGACGACGCACTGATCCAGATCGACATGGGCGAGTTCCACGACCGCTTCACCGCGTCGCGGCTGTTCGGTGCCCCTCCGGGCTACGTCGGCTACGAAGAGGGCGGCCAGCTCACCGAGAAGGTGCGGCGTAAGCCGTTCTCCGTGGTGCTGTTCGACGAGATCGAGAAGGCCCACCAGGAGATCTACAACAGCCTCCTGCAGGTGCTCGAGGACGGCCGTCTGACCGACGGCCAGGGTCGCACGGTGGACTTCAAGAACACGGTGCTGATCTTCACGTCCAACCTAGGGACCTCCGACATCTCCAAGGCGGTCGGCCTGGGCTTCACCCAGGGCGGCGGCGAGAACAACTACGAGCGGATGAAGCAGAAGGTCAACGACGAGCTGAAGAAGCACTTCCGCCCGGAGTTCCTCAACCGCATCGACGACATCATCGTGTTCCACCAGCTGACGCAGGACGAGATCATCAAGATGGTCGACCTGATGATCGGCCGGGTCGGCAATCAGTTGCGGGCCAAGGACATGACGATGGAGCTGACGGACCGGGCCAAGGCTCTGCTGGCCAAGCGCGGCTTCGATCCGGTGCTGGGCGCCCGCCCGCTGCGCCGGACGATCCAGCGTGAGATCGAGGACCAGCTCTCGGAGAAGATCCTGTTCGAGGAGGTCGGTCCCGGGCAGCTCGTCACCGTCGACGTCGAGAACTGGGACGGCGAAGGTGCCGGCGAGGACGCGGTGTTCACGTTCACCGGCAGGCGTAAGCCCGCCGTGAGCGCGGAGCCGGACCTGGCTCAGGCCGGAGCCGCCGGAACGCCGAGCGCCGCCGAGTAA
- a CDS encoding Rossmann-like and DUF2520 domain-containing protein has product MVQPPAGENVPHDGLRPARLTIGVISAGRVGAALGAALERADHVVAGCSAVSRASRQRAQRWLPDTPVLPVDEVAGRAELLLLAVPDAELSALVAGLAATGAVRPDTIVVHTSGANGIGVLAPLAAQGCITLAIHPAMTFAGTDEDLDRLRGTCFGITAADEIGYAIAQSLVLEVGGEPFRVREDARTLYHAALAHSSNHVVTVLLDAVESLRAALWGQELLGQETVGDTPGGIAERIIAPLARASLENALQRGQGALTGPVARGDAAAVAGHLHALAEVNPGLAEAYRTNSLRTAQRAHAPQEVFDVLAEAGQS; this is encoded by the coding sequence ATGGTGCAGCCCCCCGCCGGCGAGAACGTTCCCCACGACGGCCTCCGTCCGGCCCGCCTGACGATCGGCGTCATCTCCGCCGGCCGGGTCGGCGCGGCGCTGGGTGCGGCACTGGAGCGCGCCGATCACGTGGTCGCCGGCTGCAGCGCGGTCTCGCGTGCATCGCGTCAGCGCGCGCAGCGCTGGCTTCCCGACACCCCGGTGCTCCCGGTGGACGAAGTCGCCGGCCGCGCGGAACTGCTCCTGCTGGCCGTCCCGGACGCCGAACTGTCGGCGCTGGTCGCCGGGCTGGCGGCCACCGGCGCGGTCCGCCCCGACACGATCGTCGTGCACACCTCGGGCGCCAACGGGATCGGGGTGCTGGCACCGCTGGCCGCCCAGGGCTGCATCACGCTGGCGATCCATCCGGCGATGACGTTCGCTGGTACCGACGAGGACCTGGACCGGTTGCGCGGCACGTGTTTCGGGATCACCGCCGCGGACGAGATCGGCTACGCCATCGCCCAGTCGCTGGTCCTCGAGGTCGGCGGCGAACCGTTCCGCGTCCGCGAAGATGCGCGCACCCTCTACCACGCCGCGCTGGCGCACTCCAGCAATCATGTCGTGACGGTGCTGCTCGACGCGGTCGAGTCGTTGCGCGCCGCGCTGTGGGGCCAGGAACTGCTGGGGCAGGAGACCGTCGGCGACACCCCGGGGGGGATCGCGGAACGCATCATCGCCCCGCTGGCGCGGGCGTCCCTGGAGAACGCCCTGCAACGTGGCCAGGGCGCGCTCACCGGCCCGGTCGCCCGGGGCGACGCGGCCGCGGTGGCCGGTCATCTGCACGCGCTGGCCGAGGTGAATCCCGGTCTGGCAGAGGCGTACCGGACCAACTCGCTGCGCACCGCGCAGCGGGCCCACGCTCCACAGGAGGTGTTCGACGTGCTGGCCGAAGCGGGACAGTCATGA
- the panD gene encoding aspartate 1-decarboxylase — MLRTMLKSKIHRATVTQADLHYVGSVTIDADLMDAADLLEGEQVTIVDIDNGARLVTYAIAGKRGSGVIGINGAAAHLIHPGDLVILIAYATLTDAEIRNHRPRVVFVDAANRPVDLGADPAHVPLDAAELLSPR; from the coding sequence ATGTTACGGACGATGCTCAAATCCAAGATCCATCGCGCGACCGTCACCCAGGCCGACCTGCACTACGTCGGTTCGGTGACGATCGACGCGGATCTGATGGACGCCGCGGACCTCCTCGAGGGTGAGCAGGTGACCATTGTCGACATCGACAACGGGGCGCGGCTGGTCACCTACGCCATCGCCGGGAAACGCGGCAGCGGGGTGATCGGAATCAACGGCGCCGCTGCGCATCTGATTCATCCCGGGGACCTGGTGATCCTGATCGCGTACGCGACGCTGACCGACGCCGAGATTCGGAACCACCGGCCGAGGGTGGTCTTCGTCGACGCCGCCAACCGGCCCGTCGACCTCGGTGCCGATCCGGCGCACGTGCCGCTGGACGCCGCCGAGTTGTTGTCGCCGAGGTGA
- a CDS encoding DUF6779 domain-containing protein: MTDPTRGARIRRSGSRRGWFLMTVLLVLAICASSALVFTSRVELLKLAVILALWAAVVAAFVSVIYRRQSDSDQAKVRDLKLVYDLQLDREISARREYELTVESHLRRELAAELRAQSADEVAALRAELAALRANLEYIFDTDLSHRPAIETDHSRAESMGGWPSGPLSTETTGRVSSSRIDTEDLEDVHEDEDFDGHAPDTVESPIIDVPAEPHPPEDEWAREAAEHGGAHRRAAQQWGPPPPPAPHQQPAPPPSSPQPGPQFPWLPPTAPAPSEPQPAAPAGMRWQPAPAEGQWIPAGEPGSNWVAPESQQDTGEYVGRRRAPDSGAPTPPEPPRGRHLAEAESAGPSEPEPEPEPQPEFEAEEPEQEDGDGGAHTGGQSVAELLARLQATPSGGGRRRRREE; the protein is encoded by the coding sequence ATGACCGATCCGACTCGCGGCGCGCGTATTCGGCGCAGCGGCAGTCGGCGGGGTTGGTTCCTGATGACGGTGTTGCTGGTGCTCGCCATCTGCGCCAGTTCGGCGCTGGTCTTCACCAGTCGGGTCGAATTGCTCAAGCTCGCCGTCATTTTGGCGTTGTGGGCAGCAGTGGTCGCTGCGTTCGTGTCCGTCATCTATCGCAGGCAGAGCGACAGCGATCAGGCCAAGGTCCGCGATCTGAAGCTGGTGTACGACTTGCAGCTCGATCGGGAGATCTCGGCGCGCCGCGAATACGAGCTGACCGTCGAGTCCCACCTGCGCCGCGAGCTCGCGGCCGAACTGCGCGCCCAGTCCGCGGACGAGGTCGCCGCGCTGCGGGCGGAGTTGGCGGCGCTGCGGGCCAATCTGGAGTACATCTTCGACACCGATCTGTCGCACCGGCCGGCGATCGAGACGGATCACTCCAGAGCCGAGTCGATGGGCGGCTGGCCGTCGGGCCCGCTGAGCACCGAGACCACCGGGCGGGTCAGCAGCAGCCGCATCGACACCGAGGACCTCGAGGACGTCCACGAGGACGAGGACTTCGACGGCCACGCCCCCGACACGGTGGAGAGCCCGATCATCGACGTGCCCGCCGAACCGCATCCGCCGGAGGACGAGTGGGCCCGCGAGGCCGCCGAGCACGGAGGTGCGCACCGCAGGGCCGCCCAGCAGTGGGGTCCTCCGCCGCCTCCGGCCCCACACCAGCAGCCGGCCCCGCCGCCGTCGTCCCCGCAGCCGGGACCGCAGTTCCCCTGGTTACCGCCCACCGCGCCAGCGCCTTCGGAGCCGCAACCGGCCGCACCCGCCGGCATGCGGTGGCAGCCGGCACCGGCCGAGGGTCAGTGGATCCCGGCCGGCGAGCCGGGCAGCAATTGGGTCGCCCCGGAGTCGCAGCAGGACACCGGCGAATACGTCGGCCGCCGGCGGGCACCCGACTCCGGCGCCCCCACCCCGCCGGAACCGCCGCGCGGCAGGCACCTCGCCGAAGCGGAATCCGCGGGGCCGTCCGAACCCGAACCCGAACCCGAACCCCAGCCCGAGTTCGAAGCCGAGGAGCCGGAGCAGGAGGACGGCGACGGCGGCGCCCACACCGGCGGGCAGTCGGTGGCCGAGTTGCTGGCGCGCCTGCAGGCCACACCGTCGGGAGGCGGCCGGCGTAGGCGCCGCGAGGAGTGA
- a CDS encoding alanine racemase, whose translation MDTPAHPPVDLAALRALSEQPLDWSARAIPPQWWGRTPAQVVAEAPRLFEAGVWGPVCVLRADALAHNLATMARWCREHRVELAPHGKTHMSPQLAARQLEAGASAITVANVAQAAVYRAFGVHDLVLANELVDPAGLRWVAAELERDAALNFVCWVDSVRGVELMTSALADARRRVPVCVEVGVPGGRTGCRSREDVDDVARAAAESPRLRLVGVAGYEAARGQDVTADSLAIVTGHVAALRAAVLRLAPLIENDDVIVSAGGSTYFDAVADGLTGWAAGVAVRTILRSGCYLTHDHGLYARTSPLTRDGGDGLHPALELHAQVISRPEPGLAIVAMGRRDVSFDQGLPVPLDLPGATVTALNDQHAYLRLGGDPVEVGAWLRFGISHPCTVFDKWRVIPVLDAGDRVVDLVRTYF comes from the coding sequence ATGGACACGCCTGCCCACCCGCCGGTCGACCTGGCGGCCCTGCGGGCGCTGAGCGAGCAGCCGCTGGACTGGAGCGCCAGGGCGATACCGCCGCAGTGGTGGGGCCGCACGCCCGCCCAGGTCGTCGCGGAGGCACCCCGCTTGTTCGAAGCCGGCGTTTGGGGCCCGGTCTGCGTGCTGCGCGCCGACGCGCTGGCCCACAACCTCGCCACCATGGCCCGCTGGTGCCGCGAGCACCGTGTCGAGCTGGCACCGCACGGCAAGACCCACATGTCGCCCCAGCTGGCCGCCCGCCAGCTCGAGGCGGGCGCGAGCGCGATCACCGTCGCGAACGTCGCTCAGGCCGCGGTCTACCGCGCGTTCGGTGTTCACGACCTGGTGCTTGCCAACGAACTTGTCGACCCGGCCGGCCTGCGCTGGGTGGCCGCCGAACTCGAGCGCGACGCCGCGCTGAACTTCGTGTGCTGGGTGGATTCGGTGCGAGGTGTCGAATTGATGACATCCGCGCTGGCCGACGCGCGCCGTCGCGTACCCGTGTGCGTCGAGGTGGGTGTCCCGGGCGGCCGCACCGGGTGCCGGTCACGCGAGGACGTCGACGACGTGGCGCGGGCAGCCGCGGAGTCTCCCCGGCTACGGTTGGTCGGCGTCGCGGGCTACGAGGCCGCACGCGGGCAGGACGTGACCGCCGACTCCCTGGCGATCGTCACCGGCCATGTCGCCGCACTGCGCGCGGCCGTGCTGAGGCTGGCACCGCTGATCGAGAACGACGACGTCATCGTCAGCGCGGGCGGCAGCACCTACTTCGACGCCGTGGCCGACGGGCTGACCGGGTGGGCCGCCGGCGTCGCGGTGCGCACGATCCTGCGCAGCGGCTGCTACCTGACCCACGATCATGGCCTGTACGCCCGCACCTCGCCGCTGACGAGGGACGGCGGCGACGGGCTGCATCCGGCCCTCGAACTGCACGCGCAGGTGATCTCGCGTCCCGAGCCCGGGCTGGCGATCGTGGCCATGGGCCGCCGCGACGTCTCGTTCGACCAAGGGCTGCCCGTCCCCCTCGACCTGCCCGGTGCGACCGTCACGGCGCTCAACGACCAGCACGCCTACCTGAGGCTGGGCGGTGACCCGGTCGAGGTGGGCGCGTGGCTGCGGTTCGGGATCTCGCACCCGTGCACCGTATTCGACAAGTGGCGGGTGATCCCCGTGCTGGACGCCGGCGACCGGGTGGTCGATCTCGTCAGAACGTACTTCTGA